One window of the Trichoplusia ni isolate ovarian cell line Hi5 unplaced genomic scaffold, tn1 tig00001457, whole genome shotgun sequence genome contains the following:
- the LOC113507307 gene encoding uncharacterized protein LOC113507307 isoform X2, which translates to MSAGGRDGPGAADIARWLPIITGAVVGAGVLTCIYLFKSESPEPVPIATPDKEEIEVPKRKTFVDMKAREDRFRTGPDGCVRIDLRKKRWLTPEEEQELQMLEEGMNDEQCEIHKQMLECEKKRRRTLCEYRQRQRLCQLRMQQRFQQTREQRQPVASEPGRCPDDCQQGDCDD; encoded by the coding sequence GGCGCAGCCGATATAGCCAGATGGCTTCCAATAATCACCGGTGCTGTAGTGGGCGCCGGCGTCCTAACCTGTATATATCTGTTCAAATCCGAGTCTCCAGAACCTGTACCGATAGCGACCCCAGACAAAGAGGAAATCGAAGTgccaaaaagaaaaacattcgtAGACATGAAAGCTCGAGAGGACAGATTCAGAACGGGTCCTGACGGCTGTGTTAGAATAGACTTGAGGAAGAAGCGATGGTTAACGCCGGAGGAGGAACAGGAGCTACAGATGCTAGAGGAAGGCATGAATGACGAGCAGTGTGAGATCCACAAGCAGATGCTGGAGTGCGAGAAGAAGAGGCGGCGGACACTCTGCGAGTACCGCCAGCGACAGCGGCTGTGCCAGCTGCGCATGCAGCAGCGCTTCCAGCAGACGCGCGAGCAGCGCCAGCCCGTGGCCAGCGAGCCCGGCCGCTGTCCCGACGACTGCCAGCAGGGCGACTGCGACGACTAG
- the LOC113507307 gene encoding uncharacterized protein LOC113507307 isoform X1 has protein sequence MPPDKDGGPGAADIARWLPIITGAVVGAGVLTCIYLFKSESPEPVPIATPDKEEIEVPKRKTFVDMKAREDRFRTGPDGCVRIDLRKKRWLTPEEEQELQMLEEGMNDEQCEIHKQMLECEKKRRRTLCEYRQRQRLCQLRMQQRFQQTREQRQPVASEPGRCPDDCQQGDCDD, from the coding sequence GGCGCAGCCGATATAGCCAGATGGCTTCCAATAATCACCGGTGCTGTAGTGGGCGCCGGCGTCCTAACCTGTATATATCTGTTCAAATCCGAGTCTCCAGAACCTGTACCGATAGCGACCCCAGACAAAGAGGAAATCGAAGTgccaaaaagaaaaacattcgtAGACATGAAAGCTCGAGAGGACAGATTCAGAACGGGTCCTGACGGCTGTGTTAGAATAGACTTGAGGAAGAAGCGATGGTTAACGCCGGAGGAGGAACAGGAGCTACAGATGCTAGAGGAAGGCATGAATGACGAGCAGTGTGAGATCCACAAGCAGATGCTGGAGTGCGAGAAGAAGAGGCGGCGGACACTCTGCGAGTACCGCCAGCGACAGCGGCTGTGCCAGCTGCGCATGCAGCAGCGCTTCCAGCAGACGCGCGAGCAGCGCCAGCCCGTGGCCAGCGAGCCCGGCCGCTGTCCCGACGACTGCCAGCAGGGCGACTGCGACGACTAG